CCCAGCCCGGCGCCGTCCGGCCCGCAGTCGACCGAGCGGTCCCGCAGGTTGGGCACCGGCAGCTTCGCGGCGCGGAACGCGTCCACCACCTGCCGGGCGCTGGGCGCGCCGGCCGACCGGGTGGGCATGACGAACGGCGGGGTGCTGGCCCGGCCCGGCTCGCCCGGCCCGGCGGGCGGCGGGGTCATCCGTCCGGCCCGGGGCGGAGCGCTCGGGCTCGCGCCGGGGGCCGCCGGCGTGGCCGACGCCGACGGGGTCGCGCTCTGCGTCGGGGACGCCGACGCGGACGGGCCCGTCCACTCCGCGCCGCCCGGCCGCTCGTCGGGCTCGTCGCTCCCGCAGCCGGCGAGGGCGGTGGCGAGCAGCAGCAGGGCGGCGACAACACGGGTACGGGATGCGGAGGTCACCCCTCGCAGTCTGCCCGAGCCGCTCAAGGCGCCGGGAGGGCCGGTCGGTCGGCTTGCCCGTCAGCCGGCGGAGCCACGGGTCCGACGACGGGCCGCACGGTTCCGACGACGGGCCTTGGCGGTACGGCGACCGGGCGTCCGGGGTCGCCGCTCGGGGCCTAGGCTGGCCCGATGGGGTTCGGATGGATCTCGTTGACCACTGACTACGGGCTCTCGGACGGCTTCGTGGCGGCCTGCCACGGGGTGCTCGCCCGGCTCGCGCCACAGGTACGGGTGATCGACGTGACCCACCTGGTGCCACCGACCGACGTCCGGCAGGGCGCGGCGGTCCTCGCCCAGACCGTGCCGTACCTGCCGCCGGCCGTGCACGTCGCGGTGGTCGACCCGGGGGTGGGCACCGATCGGCGCGGCATCGCCGTCGAGACGCCGGCCGGCCTGCTGGTCGGGCCGGACAACGGCCTGCTGCTGCCGGCGGCCGAGGCGTTGGGCGGGGTCCGCGCGGCGGTGGCGCTGACCAACCCGGGGTGGCTGGCCCCGGCGGTGTCCCGCACGTTCCACGGCCGGGACGTCTTCGCTCCGGTCGCCGCCCGGCTGGCCGGCGGGGCGGCGCTGCCCGACGCGGGCCCGCCGGTCGACCCGGCCGAGCTGGTCCGGCTTCCGACGCCGACGCTGGAGCTGACTCCGGCCGGTTTCACCGCCGAGGTGCTGACCGTCGACCACTTCGGCAACGTGCAGCTCGCCGCGCCCGGCTCGGTGCTCGACGGCCGACCGGGCCGGCTCCGGGTGGCGGACCACGAGGCGGTGCACGGTGGGACGTTCGGTGACGCGCCGCCCGACGGTCTGGTCGTCTACGCCGACTCGGCCGGGCGGGTGGCGGTGGCGGTCAACGGAGGCCGGGCCGCGCAGCGACTGGGAGTACGGGCGGGCGACACCGTGTCGGTCCGGCATCCG
The sequence above is a segment of the Micromonospora sp. WMMD882 genome. Coding sequences within it:
- a CDS encoding SAM-dependent chlorinase/fluorinase, translated to MGFGWISLTTDYGLSDGFVAACHGVLARLAPQVRVIDVTHLVPPTDVRQGAAVLAQTVPYLPPAVHVAVVDPGVGTDRRGIAVETPAGLLVGPDNGLLLPAAEALGGVRAAVALTNPGWLAPAVSRTFHGRDVFAPVAARLAGGAALPDAGPPVDPAELVRLPTPTLELTPAGFTAEVLTVDHFGNVQLAAPGSVLDGRPGRLRVADHEAVHGGTFGDAPPDGLVVYADSAGRVAVAVNGGRAAQRLGVRAGDTVSVRHPD